From Symphalangus syndactylus isolate Jambi chromosome 17, NHGRI_mSymSyn1-v2.1_pri, whole genome shotgun sequence, one genomic window encodes:
- the HIPK4 gene encoding homeodomain-interacting protein kinase 4, translated as MPALSPFLYAQGPRLDSPLSTLHLFGLCKVLPLGGGGGPAWHPTPTPARAQVSNNRTRATQQRWNPAMRAWGPSSQTRRAFGEGCSPSQTDSVAWGLGGAREAGANLIGGGTSAVLFPPLVGPLCRRPGGRPGRQSQWHRGLGRAVSGSSGTMATIQSETDCYDIIEVLGKGTFGEVAKGWRRSTGEMVAIKILKNDAYRNCTIKNELKLLHCMRGLDPEEAHVVRFLEFFHDALKFYLVFELLEQNLFEFQKENNFVPLPARHIRTVTLQVLRALARLKELAIIHADLKPENIMLVDQTRCPFRVKVIDFGSASIFSEVRYVKEPYIQSRFYRAPEILLGLPFCEKVDVWSLGCVMAELHLGWPLYPGNNEYDQVRYICETQGLPKPHLLHAARKAHYFFKRNPRPDAANPWQLKSLADYLAETKVRPLERRKYMLKSLDQIETVNSGSVASQLTVPDREALAEHADLKSMVELIKRMLTWESHERISPSAALRHPFVSMQQLRSAHETTHYYQLSLRSYRLSLQVEGKPPTPVMAAEDGTPYYHLAEEKEAAGMGSVAGSSPFFREEKAPGMQRAIDQLDDLSLQEAGHGLWGETCTDVVSNMMAPLKAAITGRHMPDSGPEPILAFYSSRLAGRHKARKPPAGSKSDSDFSNLIRLSQVSPEDDRPCRGSSWEEGEHLGASAEPPAILQRDGDGPNIDNMTTEAERPDPELFNPSSCPGEWLSEPDWTLESVRGPRAQGLPPCRSHQHGPPRGTTSFLQHVTGHH; from the exons ATGCCTGCCTTATCCCCATTCCTGTATGCCCAAGGCCCACGATTAGACTCCCCTCTGTCAACACTTCACCTGTTTGGTCTTTGCAAGGTTCTGCCACTGGGCGGGGGAGGGGGCCCAGCCTggcaccccacccccactccagccAGGGCTCAGGTCTCCAACAACAGAACCAGAGCCACTCAACAGCGCTGGAACCCAGCGATGAGGGCCTGGGGCCCCTCATCCCAAACCAGGAGGGCTTTTGGGGAGGGCTGCAGCCCCTCACAGACTGACAGTGTGGCCTGGGGGCTTGGGGGTGCCAGGGAAGCAGGGGCCAACCTCATAGGAGGAGGCACGAGTGCGGTTCTCTTTCCCCCACTGGTGGGCCCGCTGTGTCGGCGGCCAGGCGGGaggcctgggcggcagagccagTGGCACAGGGGCCTGGGCAGGGCAGTGTCTGGCAGCAGCGGCACCATGGCCACCATCCAGTCGGAGACCGACTGCTACGACATCATCGAGGTCTTGGGCAAGGGGACCTTTGGGGAGGTAGCCAAGGGCTGGCGGCGGAGCACGGGCGAGATGGTGGCCATCAAGATCCTCAAGAACGACGCCTACCGCAACTGCACCATCAAGAACGAGCTGAAGCTGCTGCACTGCATGCGAGGCCTAGACCCTGAGGAGGCCCACGTCGTCCGCTTCCTTGAGTTCTTCCACGATGCCCTCAAGTTCTACCTGGTCTTTGAGCTGCTGGAGCAAAACCTTTTCGAGTTCCAGAAGGAGAACAATTTCGTGCCCCTCCCTGCCCGCCACATCCGTACAGTCACCCTGCAGGTGCTCAGAGCCCTGGCCCGGCTCAAGGAGCTGGCGATCATCCACGCTGATCTCAAGCCTGAGAACATCATGCTGGTGGACCAGACCCGCTGCCCCTTCAGGGTCAAG GTAATTGACTTCGGATCCGCCAGCATTTTCAGCGAGGTGCGCTACGTGAAGGAGCCATACATCCAGTCGCGCTTCTACCGGGCCCCTGAGATCCTGCTGGGGCTGCCCTTCTGCGAGAAGGTGGACGTGTGGTCCCTGGGCTGCGTCATGGCTGAGCTGCACCTGGGCTGGCCCCTCTACCCGGGCAACAACGAGTACGACCAGGTGCGCTACATCTGCGAAACTCAGGGCCTGCCCAAGCCGCACCTGTTGCACGCCGCCCGCAAGGCCCACTACTTCTTCAAGCGCAACCCCCGCCCTGACGCTGCCAACCCCTGGCAGCTCAAGTCCTTGGCTGACTACCTGGCCGAGACGAAG GTGCGCCCACTGGAGCGCCGCAAGTATATGCTCAAGTCCTTGGACCAGATTGAGACAGTGAACAGTGGCAGTGTGGCCAGTCAGCTAACCGTCCCCGACCGGGAGGCACTGGCGGAGCACGCCGACCTCAAGAGCATGGTGGAGCTGATCAAGCGCATGCTGACCTGGGAGTCACACGAACGCATCAGCCCCAGCGCTGCCCTGCGCCACCCCTTCGTGTCCATGCAGCAGCTGCGCAGTGCCCACGAGACCACCCACTACTACCAGCTCTCGCTGCGCAGCTACCGCCTCTCGCTCCAGGTGGAGGGCAAGCCCCCCACGCCTGTGATGGCCGCAGAAGATGGGACCCCCTACTACCATCTGGCTGAGGAGAAGGAGGCCGCAGGTATGGGCAGTGTGGCCGGCAGCAGCCCCTTCTTCCGAGAGGAGAAGGCACCAGGTATGCAAAGAGCCATCGACCAGCTGGATGACCTGAGTCtgcaggaggctgggcatgggctGTGGGGTGAGACCTGCACCGATGTGGTCTCCAACATGATGGCCCCCCTCAAGGCAGCCATCACTGGCCGCCACATGCCCGACTCGGGCCCCGAGCCCATCCTGGCCTTCTATAGCAGCCGCCTGGCAGGCCGCCACAAGGCCCGCAAGCCACCTGCAGGTTCCAAGTCCGACTCCGACTTCAGCAACCTCATCCGGCTGAGCCAGGTCTCGCCTGAGGACGACAGGCCCTGCCGGGGCAGcagctgggaggaaggagagcatcTCGGGGCCTCTGCTGAGCCACCGGCCATCCTGCAGCGAGATGGGGATGGGCCCAACATTGACAATATGACCACGGAAGCTGAG AGGCCAGACCCTGAGCTCTTCAACCCCAGCAGCTGTCCTGGAGAATGGCTAAGTGAGCCAGACTGGACCCTGGAGAGCGTCAGGGGCCCACGGGCTCAGGGGCTCCCACCCTGCCGCTCCCACCAGCATGGTCCACCCAGGGGGACCACCAGCTTCCTCCAACATGTCACCGGGCACCACTGA